In the genome of Xyrauchen texanus isolate HMW12.3.18 chromosome 33, RBS_HiC_50CHRs, whole genome shotgun sequence, one region contains:
- the LOC127626504 gene encoding urotensin-2 receptor-like, translating to MLNVFELEASLPVGFSQEMSTVSMEPIVAMVEKISNVTETPVDASTENMAATFTIGTILSLMCLVGVSGNIYTLVVMCHSMRSAASMYIYIINLALADLLYLLTIPFVVCTHFLKGWYFGDAGCRILISMDFLTMHASIFTLTVMSTERYFAVLKPLDTVKRSKSYRKAIALLVWTASLILTLPMIIGVQLMTESSKPMCQPTLSPLSYKIYISFLFGTSIVAPGVIIGYLYIRLARTYWISQTETFKQTKKLPNQKVLYLIFTIVLLFWACFLPFWVWQLLGQFQPALALSTKAKRNINYLTTCLTYSNSCINPFLYTLLTKNYKEYLHKRQRTWTAGSYFNRRNRFQRSPRRSLSSSSQQCTESFVLAHTSSTNNSSL from the exons ATGCTAAACGTCTTCGAGCTTGAAGCTTCACTGCCTGTGGGATTCAGTCAag agATGTCCACTGTGTCTATGGAGCCCATAGTAGCGATGGTGGAGAAGATTTCCAATGTTACTGAGACCCCAGTAGATGCTTCTACGGAAAACATGGCTGCAACCTTCACAATTGGCACCATCCTGTCCTTAATGTGTCTGGTGGGTGTGTCTGGAAATATCTACACCCTAGTGGTCATGTGTCACTCTATGCGCTCAGCTGCCTCTATGTACATCTACATCATCAACCTGGCACTAGCCGATCTACTTTACTTACTTACTATTCCATTTGTGGTATGTACACATTTTCTAAAGGGATGGTACTTTGGAGATGCCGGGTGTCGAATCCTCATTAGTATGGACTTCCTCACCATGCACGCCAGCATTTTTACACTAACTGTAATGAGCACAGAACGTTACTTTGCCGTCCTCAAGCCATTAGATACAGTCAAACGCTCTAAGAGCTACCGTAAGGCAATTGCCCTGCTAGTGTGGACGGCCTCCCTGATTCTCACTTTACCCATGATCATTGGCGTCCAGCTGATGACAGAGAGCTCCAAGCCAATGTGTCAACCCACATTGAGCCCACTCTCTTATAAAATCTACATTTCCTTTCTCTTTGGAACCAGCATTGTGGCTCCAGGAGTCATAATTGGCTACTTGTATATACGCCTCGCCCGCACATACTGGATCTCCCAGACCGAGACCTTCAAGCAGACCAAGAAGCTCCCAAACCAGAAAGTCCTATATCTTATCTTCACCATTGTGCTCCTCTTCTGGGCCTGCTTCCTACCTTTTTGGGTCTGGCAGCTTTTAGGTCAGTTCCAGCCAGCACTGGCTCTCTCTACCAAGGCCAAGCGCAACATTAACTATCTGACCACTTGTCTGACCTACAGCAACAGTTGCATCAATCCGTTCCTCTACACCCTGCTAACCAAGAATTACAAGGAGTACCTCCACAAAAGACAGAGGACATGGACAGCTGGCAGCTACTTCAACAGGCGAAACCGCTTCCAGAGGTCACCAAGACGCTCATTGTCCTCCAGCAGTCAGCAGTGTACAGAGAGCTTTGTGCTTGCACACACTTCCAGCACCAATAACAGCAGTCTTTGA